The DNA segment CTAGCGACGACATGGAGGTATCATCTCCATCGGCACCACTGAGTTGATTAAAACCATTGAGAGCACCCCAACAAAGGGACGAAGCTCGCGACTTTTGCAAAACAAACCCTGATGCATCTACATTCGCAGAAAAAAGCCTATACGTGTCTCTCGACGACTTGATTGGAACAGACAAGGAAAGTAACGAGATTACGCTGATCGACATCCTTGGTTCAGAAGCTGATAATGGCATCTAGGAAGTGGATCTCAATATTGAGAAGAGCAAGATTTACCGTAACCTGATATTTTGGACGGGAGAGAGTAAGAGGTTGACGTGGGGCGGTTTGGCCTGGACACCGGTGGGAGGTTGTCAAGTATCTGGGAAAATCCAGGATAGAGAAAATGGCTCTCATGAAGCTGTATCACGAGCTTTATAAGGTGAAGCGTTAAGTCATCCGAGTCTGTCTATAGACAGACTCTTTTTGTTGTCAAAATTCAAACGTCTAGTTCAAACCAAGTATGTAGAACCTTTTGAGGAAGATTTTATAATTTGGATCATGATGTGGATATATGGTACCTGGTAGTCTTTGCACTTCTTTGTGAAGCAGGCCTGGGATCAGCACAAATCCCGACTGCAGGTGTGACTTGGGGAGGAAATGAAAACGCTAAATATGGTGGAATAGATGTACGTGTTGAAGTGAGTTCATTGTTGGATAACAACGGATACATTCCAAGGTCAAATACAGTTTTTCAAGTAAAAAACAGATATGCTCCGAAGCGATATTTTGAAAGAAATGCACCCACAAAACGCACTAAGACAAGAAAGATGTTAGGTTCTATCTTAAAGACATGGTTTCTTTAATAGATGCATTCAAAAAATTAATTGAAAAGGTCAAAGGACGGTAACTGGTACATCTTTTTGTTCTCTGTCAAAAATCAGAACTTAATGTCGGGAGACAAGAACATCGTCCCATTGAAAGTCGCTAATATAGCGGTTGCTTTTCTTCTTGTCTTAACTCGAAGACAAGAACTTGTACCCATTGTCGATTTGATGATTATCTAAACAGGGAAATTGACTGATACATTTTACTCTTATTCAAGCGGAACATGGCAGGGTATTTGCGGAAAATGTTGAATAATAAGATTAACAAGCATAATTTGCTGAAAATTTGTTTTGCGACTTAATGCAAGACTGTTAGCAGGTCGTGGTGAGGTTGCTGCCGCCATGGGAGAATTGGATCTTGCATTTAAGTTGAAGGACATGGGCTCTCGCATTCATCTGGAAAACTCGGATTTCCGGAGAGTTGAAGAGGAGCTAAGAGCATCTCAACGCCCTTCGGAACTGGGCTGGAATTGAGTCAGGTGAAGCAACGAGTTAAATTTAAGGAAACACGTGGGGTATACTAATTATGAATTATTTAACTATAAGGACGAAGAAAATGTAAGCATAATGGATAACCCTATTAGTTATAAGCAAAAATTAGTACGAAAATTTGAGATTTAAAGAAGTAAATTAAGATTGTGAGGTACATAGATTTGGAAGAAGAAAAAAGATTACAAAAGAAATTGACTGATTTAAAACGTATATATAACAAAGAAATTGCTAATTTTCACGGTCACCTTGAAGAAGATTATGATTATGAATACGAACCGGAGAGGGATCCTCAATATAGACTTAATCAATTAAGTAGTGAAATAGATTCGGTAAACGAAGAACTACGAAAAATTGAATTTGTTAGAGAAAATGAAATGAAAAAGAACGCATTCAACGGTTTTGATAGTAGCATTGGTTATATGTTTAATGATAAAGAAAGTGAAGTAGATTTATTATCACGAACTCCTCAGGCAAAATCAATATCTCGCTTAATTGCTAATAAGGAAACAAGCCCACCACTATCGATTGGTATCTGTGGACCATGGGGTGCTGGAAAATCGACATTTTTAAAGTTGATTGAGAAAGAACTTTCATCTCTTAACAGTGCTATTGAGAAAGATAACGATGTTCAAAAAAATTATTACAAGACGTATCTTGTTCGTTTTAACCCAGCAGAATATGATGATCAGAATAAAATTTGGTATTCGTTACTCAGAGTACTATACGAGAAATACGAAGCTGAGAAGGGTTATTTAGGAAGAATTTTGTTTTCTTTAAGGAAGTTCATCTACTCTTACAGAAATAATAAGGCTATTTACATTTTAAATTTAATACTCATATTACTAAATATCGTAACAGTCAGTTATTACTTTTTCAGTAAAAACTCCGCTATTGATATGATTAAAAATAGTAAAACAATAATCAATATTGCAGCATTGTTTGTATCTATCACAGCTATAGTACAACTATCTGTCCCATTTTTCAAAAAAATTCAAGTTTTATTGGAACCATTATCAGTTAAGCTTGTGAATAACATGATGTTTCCAAATTTTAGACACAAACTTGGAAACCGCGAAGAAGTAAAAGAGTCGTTGGATGATTTATTAAAACTTTGGCTCAAAAAAAACGAGAAAATTGTGATTTTTTCGGATGAATTGGATCGTTGCTCGGAAAAAACCATCGCTGAATTTTTCAGTGCACTCCAACTCTTTTTATCGTTTGACTCCATTGTTCATGTTATATCTATGAACAAGGAGACAGTTGCTTTGGCTTTAGCAAACAGTAACCAATTTTATTTCGAGGATAATTCATCAAAACAAGATAAGCTTCTTTTTGGAGAAGAATATTTAAAAAAATATATCACTATTTCAGTTTATCTTTCAGAAGAGAGATCTTACAAAAAGTATTTAAATAGTTTAATGGAAACACAACATAATTTTTTCACGATCGAAGAAATAAAATCTATTATTTTAATGATTGAAGAAATGGCTAAAATTAGAAGTATAACACCAAGAGAAGTAAAAAAAGTGATTAACATGTTAGTCCTTGCGAAGGAGCATGTTTTCTTAAATATTAATTTTTCGGAAGTTATAATAACATTTGAAGACTATATAAAGTGGTTTTTATTTAGTTACTTCAATCCAGAAGGCTCAAGATTAGTTATACAAACAATAAATAAATCGTATATTTCAAATAAATTTAAGTCATTTAAAGATTTTTATATAGAAGAGCTTAATAAGGCTTTTGAAGAAAATAATATAACTGCCCACTTAGAAAAATTCATTGATATGAAACTTGAATTTATAATTGAAGCAGAACGCATTGTTGTGAAGCATTTCATCCGTGATTAAGTTAATGACATGACATAAATTCATCTCGTTGCTTTAAAGAAACTTGTACTGAATTTAAAGGATAGGATTATCATAAACGATAAAAGTAAATTATCGAGGACAAGAACATAATACGAAAAAGTCTCTAATTGGGAGGCTTTTTCGTATTATCGGGTTATTGATAATCTTCTGGTTGGACTCTTAATTGAATTGAAGTAGGGGCAACTGTAATTCCATGGAGTTATGAGTTTCTTTGCCTTCGAAACGCATGATTGAGGAAGTTAAACTTAAAGAACATTTAAGAAATCAGTATTAGAAGGAAATAGAGAGGACTCCAAATGTAACTCAAAGATTTCTCAATGAAAAATTAAAACTAATTTGATGTATAGTGATGCTGATTTTGTATGTAAGTTTATTTCAGAATTGATTAAAAACATTAAAATTATAGGAGAGAAAATCTGTATAGAATATAACTTCATATACGAAGTACAAAATAAATTAATTCGTGGTAGAGATTACGACAGCAATAATTTAAAAGTGAATTTCGGCGTTACACAAACGTTGGATGAATTATAAATTAGTAGTAGCTAAGAAAATAACAGCAGTAGGGCACCTTAAAATAACTAGTGCATTGCTGCTGTCAATATAATTACGTAAAATAATAATTTGACGAATAAATATCATTAAAGTATATTAGAATCATGGAGGTTTGTATATTCTATGGATAAACAAATGAAAATGCACTATATGCAACGAGTTGATGAAAAGCTATCAGAATTACCTTGGTATGTTACAGAATTTATCGATAGTAAAAAACGCAAATTATCTCCAACGACACTTCTTAATTATTGCCATGATTACATTATTTTTTTTGATTGGCTTATTGCTGAGAATCTATCTTCATCAAGTCGAAAAGAAATAAACTTAGAAACACTGGAGTTATTAACAGTTCGTGAAGTAGAAAACTTTTTGTCATTCCTGGATTATCAACTTGGAAACAAGAAACTCACGATAAATCGCAAATTGTCCTCCTTAAAATCTTTGTTTGACTACCTTCAGAATAAGGCTGAAACAAGCGATCTGAAGCCTTATCTTCAACGAAATGTGATGGCCAAAGTAGACTTAAATGCCGTCAAAGAAAGCCAAGAAACCATTGCAAACCGAATTGAAGGAAAAATCCTTAGAGAAGATGATTTTGAATCATTTAGGCAATTTGTAGCTTATGATTTCGGCGAAAAACATAAAGATAATAAGCGGATCTTTACGTTTCATCAATTCAATCGTGAGCGTGACACAGCTATTGTTTCGCTGATTTTGGGTTCAGGGCTTAGATTGTCCGAGGTTGCAGGCATTAATATTGATGACTTAGATATGAATAAAGCTTTAGTACGAGTGGTACGAAAAGGTGATAAAGAACAATATGTTTACTTCAGTAAGCAGGCTTTATTGGATATAGAAAATTATCTGCAGATCAGAGAAGCAAGATATTTACCTGAAAAACACGAGAACTATTTATTTATTGCAGCTCCTGTAGGTCGTAAAGGAAAAAGCCGGCGTTTGACACAACGCTCAATTGAAAAGCTAGTTGAAAAATATGCAACTGCTTTTGGGAAACCCTCTCTAACAGTGCATTCGCTTAGACACTCATTTGCAACGCGATATCATTTGGAAAATAACGATGTCCCAAGATTGAAGAATCAATTAGGGCATTCATCTATTCAAACAACAATGATATACACACACTTAACAGATGAAGAGATGCGTAATGCTGTAAATAACATGGATCGATAAACCCGCGTCGCTACGCGGTTTTTCTTAGACATGTTCACAAAATCCGTATTTTGACTAAATATCTAAATTTATAAAACTGTTGATCATTTCTTTCAATCATCATATCATCATCCAATCATCATCGTTTTAACAAAAAATAAAAACCCGTTGGAATTAATCATCAACGGGTTAAAAAATTCAATTTTTCCAACCGCCTACTTGAGCCACAGATCTCCTCCTCTTTTTTATTCGGTAAGAACATCCTCAAATTTCCACATTTCATCACACTCAACACCATGAGACTGAGGCTCCCCTATGTCAGGGAATATTTTTAGTGAACAATTCAGGCACTCTGCAGCGATAGACTTGACCCATATACTCACCGGCGCCCCCTCTTCGTCAGTATCAAAATCTGTTTCGGTACTAACGAGAAGCGTTTTCTTGTTGCAAACAAAACAGGTAACGACATCCATATCAGGAATAGCATTTCCGATCGCATGTGCTCTTTCTTCGACTTGATTAACGTCGAATTCCCAGGCAGGCATTGTGTAGCATGCAAGTCCATATGCCTTAAAAAAAGCTATACGTTTATAATCAATTTGACCTTGACCTGATCTTATTATTTCAGTTATCGGGTCTAATGAGGATGAAGCTTCTTTATACTTCCAATAAGATTCTAGTTCATTATAATTACTGAAATTTAAACATCGAACTGCTAAGGGGAGAACATTTTGAGAAATAAACTGATCTAACTCGTTAATTCGTAAGAGGTATACTCCCTTATGCCAAACACGATTTCTTAACTGGTTTAGATCTACCAAGGTTTGTTTATTATCACTAACAATTTTTGATATGATAGGTATGGTAGTATCATTGAGTTTCATCAAGTTTATTACTCGATTTAGTGATGTCATAAATTCTGCAGTATTATCTTCAGTTAAGTCTTGTGGGTTCTTGTTCAAGAGTATATCAAGGATTATAGCAGAGTTGTCACCATCTAGCTTTACCTTATGGGCTAGTTTTGGATGCACACTTGCCAAGACATCTTTCAATAAAAGTTCGAAAAAATGGTGGAAATGGAATATGCATTGTAGATAAACTTCTTGATAATCTGTATTGTCACAAAATATATCAATTCGTTCCATAGTGAATTCATAGAAGGCATCGACTTCTTCAATGTACATATCCTTAACTATGCCTTTTTCAGAGGCCACCTGGTAAGTTTTAAAATATGACTTAATCGCTAATCTCAACGAAGCAAGGGCTGATTTTGTAACGTTTTCTTTGTTCTTAACCTTTCCAATCATACGCCCATGTTCCTTAGTCAGTCTAAACATTTTCAATTTCCCCCCAGCTAATACCAATAAAGTGAATTCATGAGCAAACTTTAGCAACCTTGTCCTAGGTGCTTCAATTTATCAGATAATAATGTTACATGCTGCCTCGTATCCACACTTGGATCACTAAAATATTGAAACTGCTGCCCCTTGAGACTTGCCCTTTTCGCCCCCCCATCATCGTTTCAAACCCGTTGGAGTTAATAACGGGTTCGAAAAAATTCATTTTTAACATATAGATCAACTCATCAATCAAGCAGCATACATTGCATTATTAGAAATCATCAAATTTAGCTATGAATCCGAGTCCTTGTCCATCGACAGACATACACTTCCAATTTCTAAGCCCAATGTCCCTCGATGGACAAAAAAGTCACTTGTGAAGGCTATAGCCATCATCTTATTATATCTTAACGTTTGATAGAAAATCTTCAGCTACAATTGCGTTAAAGTTAACCATAGTAACTATAAGTTTACTTGTAAAGTAACGATTTAACGGCTCTCTATACCGTTCTAATTCTTTAGCTAACTCTTCTTCTCGAAGCGCTGATACTGCTTCTTTAAATTTATGTTCGACTTCTAAATAGGCAAGCTGCTGGATTCCCGAAATTATTTCCAACATTCTTGTGTCTGTATTGGATTCAGATTCAGATTCAGATTCTGGTTGAGATTTAGTACCATTCACATCTTTTGTGGATATTATTCTACCCGCATAAGGAACTGATAATAAATCAATCATTTTATAAAGCGCTGTTCTGGCAGGACGCACTCTCTTTAATCCTAAATAGGCTTGAAATAATCCGTACTCTATATCCAGATTTGTGTTGTCTTCTCCCACTATCGATTTCGCTCTATGATAATGGATTCGGGCATTATTGAAATTTTCAATTTTTAGGTATGCTTCACCTAATAGAGAATGGATTTCAACTTGTGTAAATATTGAACCTTCGGCAAGAATGATTTCTAAATGTTCTACTACCTCTTCATTTTTATCGAGTCCGCCAAGACACAATGCCATGATATAGTGATAGCAATCTTTGAATGGTTTAATTTCTTCATCAAATTTATCAGGATTGATATTTTGGATGATTTGATAAGCCGCTTGATAATCATTTTTCTCCACACAATTAAACGCCCACATAAAATACGAGGGCATCAGCTCTTTGCTCTCTCTGATAGCTTTGGGGAATGTAGCTAAGAGTTCCTGCGCTTCCTCAATCTTATGGTTTAGCAACAAAGCTGCAATTAATTTTGATGCACTCTCTTCAGTCGGTTCTGGATAAAGTTTATTCATAAATTGAAAATATTCAGGAAGATACTTTTCAGCTTTTTCTTGAAGTAAACTATACAAAACTTCTGATTTCAGTTGAAGGAGGTGTTCTTGTGTTGGCGCGACTCGCAATCCCTCATTGATTGTTGTTATTGCTTCTTCATTAAGATTTATTTCAAAGTAACACTTTCCCAGCCAATAATACGCATGGGGGAAGCGAATGCATTGGTCCCGTTGTTCTACGGCTTTGCCGTAATACCTTATCGCTTCTTCTGGTTCATTATAATAAATATAGTAAACCATTCCCATAGCGCATAATGCTTCAAATAGGTCAGGTTTAGCTGCTAACGCTAGTTCATACATCTCAATTTCTTGTTCATGTTGTAGATTATACCCATACGCTGTTCCGAGATTCTTCATAACTTCTGCATTTTCAGGTAACATCTCGTGTGCCAGTTCAAAGTATTTGATACAACAATCAATATCATTTTGAGTTTCAAGGATAGAAAGATATGATGTGCCCAAGTTGTAATAGATATATCCGAGTTTGCTATTCTGCTCTTCTTCTACATCGAGTAAATTAAGTTGCTCCTCAAAGCATTGGATTCCTATTCGTACTAACCCCGAATTATTTTCCTTCACTCCTTTTTCTGAATATATAGAACCTTTGTGACCGAGAATATTTGCAATGAATTTATCACTAATTTCACGATCGAATTTATCTTCAACCTCAAGTATACGTTCCAAAGCAAGGTCATAATTGAACTGATTATAGTAGATACTTGTCTCAAAAAATTTAAGGGAAATACATTGCTCCGTTGATAACTCCAAATTAAATGCTTCTTGGATTACTGTTAGACATTCAGAATATTTATTCTTCTCAAAAAAATTGATACAAAGGTTGTAGTAATATCGGAAATCTTTAATAACATCCATCTCTTGCCCATCTTCAAGTCTGGGTAGTTGTAATTGTTGTAGTAGTCCTTCTTGTATTGTAGTTAGTAAAGAGAGCGATTGTACTATTTCTTCAATTTTGATATCTGTTCTTAATTGTAATAATCCTAACGATTTCTTATCATTCGGTTGCTCGATTATGTACTCCCTTTGTGATTGAAAAATAATTTTTTCAACGTGAGATATTTTTTCTTCTTGGGTGAAATGGTGATTAGAGAGTATCAAATAATGTTCAATATCCTTCGCTAAATCCTTAGCCTCTACAGTGTGAAAACCAAAATGTCTATCTTCAGAATATTTTTTCTCAAAGTATTGTTTTAGTTTCTTTTCTTCCCAATATATCGTTTTCTCAAATTCATCTTGTTCCGTTTTTGTGGATAAATACCTTGCATAGTGCATTGTTCCTTTGTTTAGTGATTTGATGATTAATTTAATCGTTTCGGTTTGTGCGTTTTTTACCCTATTCCACAAGGCTGTACCACCTTTAACAAATGCACCAATGGCTCCACTTATACCGCTCATTACATCACCTACTATTTTTATTTGAAATATTATGATGCATCAGGTTTATTATAAATCACATTTCATCTATCCTATCTCGTATATTACAACTAACATTTCCCGTTAGCGTAACGAGCCGATGAAACTATATGTGCTCCAAAAGATTCTCAATTGTCAGTTTCCATTGTCCATTAATATTCTCCACTTTATGAATGCTGTATTTGAAGTTGGGAACGAATTGCTTTTATTTGTCCATTTTAAGTACTTTAGAATATGGTAAACGACATAAATAACCCCGCCATTTGTAACAATTTTTTATAGTAAAGACACTGATTTTATACAAATAGCGCTCTAGTAATATTAACACAAATTGAATGTGTGCTGCCCGTTAGCTTAATTGAATTGCATGTGAACATAGTTAGATATTTATCTATTTGATAATCAGAACATGTTCTTGTCTTTTACGGTAATCGGTACAAGTTCTTGTCCTCGGTTCGGGACAAGAACTTATACCAATAAAACCGCTATAATAGTGACTTTCAATGGGACTAATGTTTTTGTCCCCCGACAATAAATAATAAATATGGTTATGATTTCGGGTATTTATTATATCTTAAACATTGAAACATACTGGTCAACGTATTTCTGAAGAATTATATTTTCTTCAAATGGTTGATCATAAACCATCATGGCAACAGTCAGAAGTGTATATGATTTCATGTCCTTAATTTTTCTTTGACTTTCTGTTGACTGGTTTGGACATCTAAATTTTGAATCAATTTCCATCCTATTACCGATAATGACAAACCAACCTAAGGCTATATAAATTGTTACTCCTCTCCTCCCTATCTCGTACATCGTATCGACCATCTATTAAGGAATGATAAAGTAAAAAGAACGCAAGGACTGTTTTGTTGTTCTGCTTTAGCCGGCCCCGTCAGCCTACTACTTTATTTTCTCAGTCTAAGTGTTTATTTTTTGGTCCAATACGATTTTTTCTTTCGTCAGAAACCGATACATCGAGGGTTGGGAAATCCAATTAGAGGTATAGTATTCGTTTTTTCGCTCATTCCCAGCTTTCGTCTGAAATTAACCGAGTGCGCTGGCCATCCGTCAGGCTTAATCCAGCTCGCATTGCCATGGACGAGAAATTTAGCGAAACTGTTTTATTGTACCTACTTTGCTTTACTCTGGACAGTTACCATATCTTGTGATATTGTTACGCTAACAAATCGCGAAGTACGCGTCCTGAAGGCCGGGGGAAGGCATTCCCGGGCTTTTTTTTTGTGTCCTGTACGGTAGAGTATGACTTTCTGTGGGTAGTGGAGGACAGGACCTAAGCTTAAGTCGAGCAAAGTGGACAATATTTTTTGGAGATGAAACCTATGGATCTTTATGCCCACAATGATAGTGTTGCTTTAATGAAGCGCCAACTCCGTGATGTTGAAGAATCCTTCAGCTTTTATAATAGTCGGATTTATGAAGAATACTATTCCTCAGTTCCCCATAAGGATCAGCGACTGTTATTCTCTGTATGGCATTACGAGTTGAATGAGCTGCTTCGTTTTCTTTTCTCGAAATTTCGAGGGAACGGCCATTACAATGCAGAGCCAAGTCGTAAACTTTTAGACATTATTAAAATGATTGGCTCTTTGAAAACGGTGTCTAAAACAACCGAATTTGAATTTCATCTGGATCCATCCTATGACGAACTGTTGAAGAAAAGCAAAAACTTTTTACAGCCGACCAACGGTAGCCCCATCCCGGATGATCTTGAAGAAATTGATCTGATCGATCATCGTAATATTTTTCACCTAAAACACTCCGTATCGGTACCGAGCAATCCATCAAAAGCTTATCCGTTAATTTTCGTTGGAGAAGGTTCCTATGCAAAAGTCCACAAATATAGAGATGAAACTTATGACTTGTGGATCGCTAAAAAGCAAGCATTTGATAACTTGAATGCTACAGAACTCCAGCGGTTCCGGAACGAATATGACGACTTGAAGCAACTTGACTCTCCTTATATCGTCAAAGCTTATGAGTACGATGATCAAACCACTTCGTACACAATGGAATTCATTGGTCTAACACTCGATGAATACATTCGTAAATGGAACGATCGACTTCTTATAAAACAGCGAATTGTGCTGATTAAACAATTGTTCCGAGCCTTTTCTTATATCCATAGTAAAGGTTTTTTACACCGAGACATTGCATATTCCAATATTCTTGTTAAACAACATGATGATGGGAGTGTAATCCTAAAGATTGCCGATTTTGGATTGGCAAAACACCCACATATTCGGTTGACCCGTCCTAGAACGGACTTCAAAGGGTCATTGAATGATTCAAATTTAAGAATAATCGGATTTGAAAATTATGAAGTACGTCACGAAGTCTTTTCACTTGCCTTCATCATATGTTATATCCTTACTGGAAAAAAAGAATTGTCGGCCATCAAGGACGACGGCGTTATTCAATTTTTCGAAACTGCAACAAATCCAGATCTTAATCGTCGCTTTAATAACGTTAAAGAAATGGATGAAACCTTTCAGTTGTTAACACCTCGTATTCTGAATTTAACTTCACGAAAATTATAATAGTAACAACTTGCCATCTCTAGTCTTAGAAACTGTATCTTCCTTATCTTGTTAGATTAGCAAATAGAGATCGAGGATCGACTCC comes from the Paenibacillus lentus genome and includes:
- a CDS encoding KAP family P-loop NTPase fold protein, which produces MEEEKRLQKKLTDLKRIYNKEIANFHGHLEEDYDYEYEPERDPQYRLNQLSSEIDSVNEELRKIEFVRENEMKKNAFNGFDSSIGYMFNDKESEVDLLSRTPQAKSISRLIANKETSPPLSIGICGPWGAGKSTFLKLIEKELSSLNSAIEKDNDVQKNYYKTYLVRFNPAEYDDQNKIWYSLLRVLYEKYEAEKGYLGRILFSLRKFIYSYRNNKAIYILNLILILLNIVTVSYYFFSKNSAIDMIKNSKTIINIAALFVSITAIVQLSVPFFKKIQVLLEPLSVKLVNNMMFPNFRHKLGNREEVKESLDDLLKLWLKKNEKIVIFSDELDRCSEKTIAEFFSALQLFLSFDSIVHVISMNKETVALALANSNQFYFEDNSSKQDKLLFGEEYLKKYITISVYLSEERSYKKYLNSLMETQHNFFTIEEIKSIILMIEEMAKIRSITPREVKKVINMLVLAKEHVFLNINFSEVIITFEDYIKWFLFSYFNPEGSRLVIQTINKSYISNKFKSFKDFYIEELNKAFEENNITAHLEKFIDMKLEFIIEAERIVVKHFIRD
- a CDS encoding protein kinase domain-containing protein, which produces MDLYAHNDSVALMKRQLRDVEESFSFYNSRIYEEYYSSVPHKDQRLLFSVWHYELNELLRFLFSKFRGNGHYNAEPSRKLLDIIKMIGSLKTVSKTTEFEFHLDPSYDELLKKSKNFLQPTNGSPIPDDLEEIDLIDHRNIFHLKHSVSVPSNPSKAYPLIFVGEGSYAKVHKYRDETYDLWIAKKQAFDNLNATELQRFRNEYDDLKQLDSPYIVKAYEYDDQTTSYTMEFIGLTLDEYIRKWNDRLLIKQRIVLIKQLFRAFSYIHSKGFLHRDIAYSNILVKQHDDGSVILKIADFGLAKHPHIRLTRPRTDFKGSLNDSNLRIIGFENYEVRHEVFSLAFIICYILTGKKELSAIKDDGVIQFFETATNPDLNRRFNNVKEMDETFQLLTPRILNLTSRKL
- the xerS gene encoding tyrosine recombinase XerS, coding for MDKQMKMHYMQRVDEKLSELPWYVTEFIDSKKRKLSPTTLLNYCHDYIIFFDWLIAENLSSSSRKEINLETLELLTVREVENFLSFLDYQLGNKKLTINRKLSSLKSLFDYLQNKAETSDLKPYLQRNVMAKVDLNAVKESQETIANRIEGKILREDDFESFRQFVAYDFGEKHKDNKRIFTFHQFNRERDTAIVSLILGSGLRLSEVAGINIDDLDMNKALVRVVRKGDKEQYVYFSKQALLDIENYLQIREARYLPEKHENYLFIAAPVGRKGKSRRLTQRSIEKLVEKYATAFGKPSLTVHSLRHSFATRYHLENNDVPRLKNQLGHSSIQTTMIYTHLTDEEMRNAVNNMDR
- a CDS encoding tetratricopeptide repeat protein, with the translated sequence MSGISGAIGAFVKGGTALWNRVKNAQTETIKLIIKSLNKGTMHYARYLSTKTEQDEFEKTIYWEEKKLKQYFEKKYSEDRHFGFHTVEAKDLAKDIEHYLILSNHHFTQEEKISHVEKIIFQSQREYIIEQPNDKKSLGLLQLRTDIKIEEIVQSLSLLTTIQEGLLQQLQLPRLEDGQEMDVIKDFRYYYNLCINFFEKNKYSECLTVIQEAFNLELSTEQCISLKFFETSIYYNQFNYDLALERILEVEDKFDREISDKFIANILGHKGSIYSEKGVKENNSGLVRIGIQCFEEQLNLLDVEEEQNSKLGYIYYNLGTSYLSILETQNDIDCCIKYFELAHEMLPENAEVMKNLGTAYGYNLQHEQEIEMYELALAAKPDLFEALCAMGMVYYIYYNEPEEAIRYYGKAVEQRDQCIRFPHAYYWLGKCYFEINLNEEAITTINEGLRVAPTQEHLLQLKSEVLYSLLQEKAEKYLPEYFQFMNKLYPEPTEESASKLIAALLLNHKIEEAQELLATFPKAIRESKELMPSYFMWAFNCVEKNDYQAAYQIIQNINPDKFDEEIKPFKDCYHYIMALCLGGLDKNEEVVEHLEIILAEGSIFTQVEIHSLLGEAYLKIENFNNARIHYHRAKSIVGEDNTNLDIEYGLFQAYLGLKRVRPARTALYKMIDLLSVPYAGRIISTKDVNGTKSQPESESESESNTDTRMLEIISGIQQLAYLEVEHKFKEAVSALREEELAKELERYREPLNRYFTSKLIVTMVNFNAIVAEDFLSNVKI